TCGAAAACATACGGCAGTTGACCCGGAAGACCCTTCATGATCGAATTGCGACTATCCTCAAGCCTCTTGAGGGCAGATTTAGGGCTTCGCCCAAAGGCGCGGTGAAAACCGGGAAGAAACAGGTTGTTTTGTTGCACACCAAAAGCTTGCAGAATCCATCGCCTAGGGCGATCCCTGTCTGCTTTCTGGCAATACAAAATCCATGAATCCAGCCTTATCTAAGTGCCATTGGGGTGTGACTCAATAAATATTAAAAGACGTCAGGTCTCGATTTTTGAAAAGGTTCGTCACCGTTTTTCTCCAACTTTCACAGGAACCACGATCTGGGGGCCGTTCGAAGTGCCCCCAACCCGCAAGGGAGAACGAGAAACGCGAGACTGCGGGGGAGAAGGAAAAATGGGGGCGGCTGAAGCACGAGCGCAGTTCTATTTGCGGTGCAGTTCTGGGTCGAGCGAAATTTGCGAGTTTTTCCCCGAGCGTTGGTTTGGAAGGCTCGCCATCCAGGTTGCCGGTTCGCAGGAGAGAGCTGGAAGCTCTCACTACTTTCGGGGGAACCGCGCCCGAATCCGCTCCGACGCATTCCTTCGCACCGAAAACACAGAGATGCCGGAGAATCTTCTTACGGGTATTCTCCGAATCACTGGATCTTTCCCTCTTCGATTCTCATCGCCTTGCGGGCTCCGTGAGAGAGGAAGGCCTCCTCAAAGGTTTTTTCCCTGTGTGGCGTTTCTCCCCGCACCTATGGTTACATACGGCGACGGAGTGGTTATCAATCGACTCTTGACGAGGTTAGCGAATATGCTAACTTTTTGGGGTGCGATCAATCCAATTCTACAGGCAGCAATCTGGAGCCTGCCCGGTTGAGGATTTTCTTGAATCTCTCGATGGCAAGCAGGCCCAAAAAGTTGCCTGGGTGCTCGATCTGGTCCGCACCCTTCCAAGGCCACCGACTCAGTACTTCAAGAAATTGGTAGGAACGGAGCTCTGGGAGGTTCGAGTCGAGTTCGGAGGCAACGCCTTCCGGATTCTCGGTTTCATGGACGGCGAAAATCTCGTCGTTCTCGCCAGCGGCTTTGCCAAAAAGACTCAGAAAACACCGAAACAGGAAATCGAAACGGCGGAGCGCCGGCGAAAAGATTACTTCTTAAGAAAAGGATGAACCATGGATGATCTCGATAAATACATTCAACAGCGCAAGGATCGCGA
The nucleotide sequence above comes from Puniceicoccus vermicola. Encoded proteins:
- a CDS encoding type II toxin-antitoxin system RelE/ParE family toxin — encoded protein: MRSIQFYRQQSGACPVEDFLESLDGKQAQKVAWVLDLVRTLPRPPTQYFKKLVGTELWEVRVEFGGNAFRILGFMDGENLVVLASGFAKKTQKTPKQEIETAERRRKDYFLRKG